One region of Flavobacterium pisciphilum genomic DNA includes:
- a CDS encoding slipin family protein, whose product MIKRVKIDTYQVGLVFENRKLIAVLNEGLHWVLGYKDVAIYEKNLQFQVPYELNVLLENEELASMLEIVEVADNEIVMQFVNGNFKEVLTAGRYAFWKGVIKNEFAKIDLSKIYITENIPMNLLENAKLRMYTRKFIVASNDKALLFVNGAFTTELRAGTHYFWSNAITIEVKTVDARQQHVEISGQELLTKDKAGLRINFFVRYQVVDIMKALVDNKDFEKQLYIAMQLALRAFVGGLTLDELLGKKDTIAEAILAEVSTKINELGLVISDAGIRDVILPGDMKEIMNQVLVAEKKAQANSIMRREETASTRSLLNTAKLMEENEMLWKLKEMEYVEKIADKIGEITISGGGNVIGQLKEIFVK is encoded by the coding sequence ATGATTAAAAGAGTTAAAATCGATACGTACCAAGTAGGTTTGGTATTCGAGAATAGAAAATTAATTGCTGTATTGAATGAAGGTTTGCATTGGGTTTTAGGATATAAAGATGTTGCTATCTATGAAAAAAATCTTCAATTTCAGGTTCCTTATGAGTTGAATGTATTATTAGAAAATGAAGAATTAGCTTCTATGCTTGAAATAGTTGAGGTTGCTGATAATGAAATTGTAATGCAATTTGTAAATGGTAATTTTAAAGAAGTTTTAACTGCAGGAAGGTATGCTTTCTGGAAAGGAGTCATTAAAAACGAGTTTGCTAAAATAGATTTATCTAAGATTTATATCACCGAAAATATTCCAATGAATTTATTGGAGAATGCAAAATTAAGGATGTATACAAGAAAGTTTATTGTGGCAAGTAATGATAAAGCTTTGTTATTTGTAAACGGAGCTTTTACAACAGAATTAAGAGCAGGAACACATTATTTCTGGAGTAATGCCATTACTATTGAAGTCAAAACAGTTGATGCTAGACAACAACATGTTGAGATTTCTGGTCAAGAATTATTGACTAAAGATAAAGCAGGATTGAGAATTAATTTCTTTGTGAGATACCAAGTTGTGGATATTATGAAAGCTTTGGTGGATAATAAAGATTTTGAAAAACAATTATACATTGCTATGCAACTTGCTTTGAGAGCATTTGTAGGAGGGTTAACTTTAGATGAATTGTTAGGTAAAAAAGATACTATAGCCGAAGCTATTTTAGCTGAGGTATCAACTAAGATTAATGAGTTGGGATTGGTAATTTCTGATGCTGGTATTCGAGATGTAATCTTGCCAGGAGATATGAAAGAAATCATGAATCAAGTTTTGGTTGCTGAAAAAAAGGCACAAGCTAATAGTATTATGAGAAGAGAAGAAACAGCTTCTACAAGGAGTTTGTTGAACACAGCAAAACTCATGGAAGAAAACGAGATGTTGTGGAAATTGAAAGAAATGGAATATGTAGAGAAAATCGCTGATAAGATTGGTGAAATCACAATTTCTGGAGGCGGTAACGTCATTGGTCAATTGAAAGAGATTTTCGTGAAATAG
- a CDS encoding DUF6493 family protein, with translation MKKYLKYIDGNSDKFWQIEVTGLEYTVTYGKNGTSGTTQTKSFSTDEACLKTAEKILAEKVKKGYSETGNVTVTASTKTKSPKSTNTDTVLEEYDSIIKSKNIDLLLPFLQEKSKGYIEALKKHIKKSKRYWMTYIDLSKEPNYVKTGKHDYGWGTRADRNQSNIITLSAIALFDKTDINSWDEAFSLLNEINVKNQVLDVLLWAKPNWVETFILDKVKKLDWVNFNYHNLLKLEDHDLIKFNPELYASCLASTINSEWRYKIKTESFNDIVLNNKTTYQRDVPELFNYETTLHDADNTWNVIYKSLLDDKKMDRNFFIENAILIQTKEWNNNLKSFFKKRLEEFNVTADELIIHQENIFSYLHNAYPPITNYGIELAKKIYEHPKFKTKSFLEWLEPLMMRSDCKAAIKSVLPVLEKMNKSNPKLSKNITLIIADIFVISDLALQERASKIIVKIATEKDTALKEKLSSYVTLMQGNIKSGLSKFLDDDALVVDNSAFEEYKFAPKKESLLIEEVQLLNDWNDVVFQFGNFIGSEEVLDTEILLNVYIMQRDLFPSDYSTQLQPYLKQLQKSYFESVNKDFVKTFLMDKITNIENKFNSKHKHYSKINTLLLAQPLLEKVQQKIDENSALPLLSFPSHKPYWVAPKVLLERVIAYQNTNEEIDLLDLSIAIARMPRENVEEAIPLLDKVEGEIKQLLSFCLGATEKLILDPTSLDSKPLATMGKRTKETGLLSLWAVAARTFYPKDTFTEFENTYLKDVPLVVSSFEPKVKFKEKWNEWTDYKTKKKERTPSWYELQFDSPHYSRIPNYLLYSLDIYLRPNSWDYLINSAGNTNYWHSLTPQNDDALALTLLHNCETGDGAKPDVKGFLDIINRPEFSFSSTSLLLYACSFFQEKKDIRLMASEVLINLVEKQAIDIELFAEKLAFLATGKYGVFLRLVDGLIAIKDVSPLHNDALLKLLNSFFENLDLKEKLPTNFKKIIENYLDVLTKTNQTPSPKAIVFFEQWKDNASLKSLIKQILK, from the coding sequence ATGAAAAAATACCTTAAATACATAGATGGTAATTCCGATAAGTTTTGGCAAATTGAAGTTACAGGATTAGAATATACTGTTACTTATGGAAAAAATGGAACCAGTGGAACAACTCAAACAAAAAGCTTTTCAACAGATGAAGCCTGTTTAAAAACGGCAGAAAAAATACTCGCAGAAAAAGTCAAAAAAGGATATTCTGAAACGGGTAATGTTACCGTAACTGCTTCTACAAAAACAAAAAGTCCTAAAAGCACAAATACTGATACCGTTTTAGAAGAATATGACTCAATAATAAAATCAAAAAACATCGACTTATTATTGCCTTTCCTTCAAGAAAAATCAAAAGGATATATTGAAGCTTTAAAAAAACATATCAAAAAAAGTAAACGATATTGGATGACCTATATCGACTTATCAAAAGAACCTAATTATGTAAAAACTGGTAAACATGATTACGGTTGGGGAACTCGTGCAGATAGAAATCAAAGCAATATTATTACATTAAGTGCTATTGCGTTATTTGATAAAACAGATATTAATTCGTGGGATGAGGCTTTCAGTTTACTCAACGAAATAAATGTAAAAAATCAAGTTTTAGATGTTTTGCTATGGGCAAAACCCAATTGGGTAGAGACTTTTATTTTAGACAAAGTCAAAAAACTAGATTGGGTTAATTTTAATTATCATAACCTTCTCAAACTAGAAGACCATGATTTAATAAAATTTAATCCAGAATTATATGCTTCATGCTTAGCCTCAACTATAAATAGTGAGTGGCGATATAAAATAAAAACAGAATCCTTTAATGATATAGTACTAAATAATAAAACAACCTATCAAAGAGATGTTCCAGAGTTATTTAACTACGAGACAACCCTTCATGATGCTGATAATACTTGGAATGTTATTTACAAATCTTTATTAGACGATAAGAAAATGGATCGCAACTTCTTTATAGAAAATGCCATCCTCATACAAACTAAAGAATGGAATAATAACCTGAAATCTTTTTTCAAAAAAAGATTAGAAGAATTTAATGTAACAGCAGATGAACTTATTATCCATCAGGAAAACATTTTCTCTTACTTACATAATGCGTATCCTCCAATAACGAACTACGGAATTGAGCTTGCAAAGAAAATCTATGAACACCCAAAATTCAAAACAAAGTCTTTCCTCGAATGGCTAGAACCTTTAATGATGCGAAGCGATTGCAAAGCAGCCATAAAAAGCGTGTTACCCGTTTTAGAAAAAATGAACAAGTCAAATCCTAAATTAAGTAAAAATATTACCTTAATTATTGCAGACATTTTTGTAATCTCTGATTTAGCACTCCAAGAACGAGCTAGTAAAATTATTGTAAAAATTGCTACTGAAAAAGATACTGCTCTTAAAGAAAAATTATCTTCTTATGTTACATTAATGCAAGGTAATATCAAATCTGGCTTGAGTAAATTTCTAGACGATGATGCATTAGTTGTAGATAACTCCGCCTTTGAAGAATACAAATTTGCCCCTAAAAAAGAAAGTTTACTTATTGAAGAAGTACAGCTTCTTAATGACTGGAACGACGTTGTATTTCAGTTTGGTAACTTCATAGGCTCTGAAGAGGTTCTGGACACCGAAATTCTATTGAATGTATATATCATGCAAAGAGATTTGTTCCCATCAGATTATTCAACTCAATTACAGCCTTATTTAAAACAGCTTCAAAAAAGTTACTTTGAAAGTGTAAATAAAGATTTTGTAAAAACATTTTTGATGGATAAAATCACAAACATCGAAAATAAATTCAATAGCAAGCATAAACATTATTCAAAAATAAATACGCTGTTATTAGCCCAACCATTGCTGGAAAAAGTACAGCAAAAAATAGATGAGAATTCTGCTTTGCCACTACTCTCTTTTCCAAGTCATAAACCATATTGGGTTGCTCCAAAAGTTTTATTGGAGAGGGTTATTGCCTATCAAAATACAAATGAGGAAATTGACTTACTTGATTTAAGCATTGCCATAGCGCGAATGCCAAGAGAGAATGTAGAAGAAGCAATTCCGCTATTGGATAAGGTAGAAGGAGAAATAAAACAATTATTGTCCTTTTGTTTGGGTGCAACCGAAAAATTAATTTTAGACCCTACATCCCTAGATTCTAAACCATTGGCTACAATGGGAAAAAGAACCAAAGAAACGGGGCTTTTATCTCTTTGGGCAGTTGCCGCTAGAACTTTTTATCCAAAGGATACTTTCACCGAATTTGAAAACACCTATTTAAAAGATGTTCCACTTGTGGTTTCATCATTTGAACCTAAGGTAAAGTTCAAAGAAAAATGGAATGAATGGACCGATTATAAAACTAAGAAAAAAGAAAGAACACCTTCTTGGTATGAATTACAATTTGACTCCCCTCATTACTCAAGAATTCCAAATTATTTATTGTACAGTCTAGATATTTATCTGCGACCAAATAGTTGGGACTACTTAATCAATTCAGCAGGAAATACCAATTATTGGCATAGTCTTACACCACAAAATGATGATGCACTTGCTTTAACTTTATTGCATAATTGTGAAACTGGCGATGGCGCAAAACCTGATGTAAAAGGGTTTCTAGATATTATAAATCGTCCTGAATTTTCATTCTCAAGTACTAGTTTGCTTTTATATGCCTGCAGTTTCTTTCAGGAAAAGAAAGACATCCGATTAATGGCATCTGAAGTTTTAATTAATCTAGTCGAAAAACAAGCTATTGATATAGAATTATTTGCTGAGAAATTAGCTTTTCTAGCAACTGGAAAATATGGAGTATTCTTACGTCTTGTAGATGGATTGATTGCTATTAAAGATGTTTCTCCGCTGCATAACGATGCTTTACTGAAATTATTGAACTCCTTTTTTGAGAATCTTGATTTAAAAGAAAAGTTACCAACGAACTTCAAGAAAATCATTGAAAACTATCTTGATGTTTTAACCAAAACAAATCAAACGCCATCGCCTAAAGCAATTGTATTCTTTGAGCAATGGAAAGACAATGCTTCGCTTAAATCATTGATTAAGCAAATTTTAAAATAA
- a CDS encoding DUF4132 domain-containing protein — protein MSIEDLLKSKIIENPIERYTRELEAVESSGLITKLLSRNKLKKEVAELGLLIAKLTHNYYGNFITLGSKEATAFEKLIKPAIWDDKNYYDLLVYFFGVENAKYIKVAWDLLPQKIYQSGYTRRSFRAPNNPRFLLINQINFLRSLLGGPHLYNYQNSLFYDLSIEDQIRYDTEITNPLNQFMLWSAAIDLDNGPLFQLFEDIIFNKDPRGKVSRNIIKALLNSNKKESWELVEKLLLAAERQEGLRQTILEALDETSTGAMQYMINVIIENKLTRFSSVVRAIDTWTGLGWESEKETTVRGIIELAAGYFANPESISAGIKSKNNNEVYMALWAQGVIDIDKTVPYLHELLEKGSIEKKCLAIKFAGETEDPYIEMPLYFKALNEDNLQVLAFTMPRMNALLNANLKSKYYVENIDYPNFFEKVYALTETTTEKEKVFEGKVFSWLRVKFEKDSLFAAVIHLIGDNEERLELILKQFETLSIDLRTQLTSIILKNFFRYSYYGRDTSDEKYEKQPSDFQRNFALRILKDRGESIVASAINVLNRVALEDSEIEIFIELFKRKNSNLKKALIEILLKQEDKKIAYFVDKILEKGDLEQRMSVLDLLLQLQKNNKLDKKVNEWISDYLARPKITEKETKFIEQLQPEKKKDTLSKENGFGFYDPNVVSSYGLPKLEQDSLYLKTTKVEQYGFSKPISHIKTEIEKLYKLFEENKDYEYEVEYYGNTKENVLLGNTFSSIKRLEDNASQEEKETNYPLYNVWSDWFTNSGLVERDLFLLTLVYSHDKEEWKDFLEKQVFYSQDFLPNPIKNGSYWNNPILKILEALQVKYSFIEKQDFLIDACSNLFSNLPKSILEYKHKPSKNEFFYNDANINSGWQNQAYLNIYLNAIDLNSLTDEQNIKVWNLYRWRQFGGFENNIEYNKPPIHLYCIAYEQNIISEEEMYEGILDSDRISDITGKKKYHRYSESEDLTKKFPFLILMIDKIRKTFLDIELKRGDSNTSVTHLVQSFQKIYGTNRFVEILSGLGKSSLYKGYIYSWNYTELNKQKLFSYLLKRCFPLSSDPQEAFNELVKNEKISEESLVQAAIYAPQWQKYVSKYLDWKGLDEGIWWLHAHTKTSAYGEENSELESEVAKFSAIDLQDFKDGAVDKNWFVTAYKELGKARWELLYEAAKYITDGNGHRRARLYANTLTGDLKIREVTAKVKDKRDQDYLRVYGLVPLSKTSPEKDILSRYEYIQQFKKESREFGSMKQASEALAIRVALENLARNAGYSDPMRLTWAMETKQIQNILSKDTNVTIDGTTVSLVINKDGKADLAVLSLKTNKELKAIPPKLKKEKAILELVDYRKTMREQWVRSKKGLEEGMIRGDEFLFAEIQNLFEHPIISKHLEKLVFISNDDKIGFYIGGSLVTPLGEVITLNENQTFRIAHCYDLHKNNVWTDYQVYCFDKKLKQPFKQVFRELYVPTADELNEKSISRRYAGHQVQPKQTLALLKSRGWKVDYEEGLQKVFHKEGYQVKMYAMADWFSPADVESPTLETIEFHSLKDYKNIAFEDVNPRIFSEIMRDIDLVVSVAHVGGVDPEASHSSIEMRAVLLRETLRLFKIKNVEIKGNHALIKGEMADYSVHLGSAVVHQVPGKYLSILPVHSQHRGRLFLPFADDDPKSAEVMSKVLLLAKDNEMQDPTILSQIDKKFA, from the coding sequence ATGTCTATAGAAGATCTTCTTAAAAGTAAAATAATTGAGAATCCAATTGAAAGATATACAAGAGAACTAGAAGCAGTTGAATCTAGTGGTTTAATAACTAAATTGCTATCTAGGAATAAGCTAAAAAAAGAGGTTGCAGAACTAGGCCTTTTAATAGCAAAGCTTACCCATAATTATTATGGAAATTTTATTACTCTAGGTTCTAAAGAAGCTACAGCATTTGAAAAATTAATAAAGCCAGCTATTTGGGATGATAAGAATTATTATGATTTGCTTGTTTATTTCTTTGGAGTAGAAAACGCAAAATATATTAAAGTTGCTTGGGATTTGTTGCCACAAAAAATTTATCAAAGCGGGTATACCAGACGCTCTTTTAGAGCACCAAATAATCCACGATTTTTGCTTATAAATCAAATTAATTTTTTGCGTTCTTTATTAGGTGGTCCGCATTTGTATAATTACCAAAATAGTCTTTTTTACGATTTAAGTATTGAAGATCAAATACGATATGACACTGAGATAACAAACCCATTAAATCAATTTATGCTTTGGTCGGCAGCTATTGATTTGGACAATGGTCCTTTGTTTCAATTATTTGAAGATATTATTTTTAATAAAGATCCAAGAGGAAAAGTATCTCGTAATATCATTAAAGCACTTTTAAATAGTAATAAAAAAGAATCTTGGGAACTTGTAGAAAAACTGTTGCTTGCTGCAGAACGACAAGAAGGGTTACGTCAAACGATTTTAGAAGCATTAGATGAAACCAGTACTGGTGCGATGCAATATATGATTAACGTCATTATAGAGAATAAATTAACGCGTTTTTCATCAGTTGTAAGAGCCATCGATACTTGGACAGGTTTAGGATGGGAATCAGAAAAAGAAACTACAGTTAGAGGTATTATTGAGTTAGCAGCAGGTTATTTTGCAAATCCAGAATCTATTTCGGCAGGAATTAAGAGCAAAAATAACAATGAAGTTTATATGGCGCTTTGGGCTCAAGGGGTTATAGATATCGATAAGACAGTTCCATACTTACATGAATTGCTAGAGAAAGGATCAATTGAGAAAAAATGTCTAGCTATAAAATTTGCAGGAGAAACAGAAGACCCATATATCGAAATGCCTTTGTATTTTAAAGCATTGAATGAAGATAATCTACAGGTATTAGCTTTTACGATGCCACGAATGAATGCTTTATTAAATGCAAATCTTAAGTCAAAATATTATGTTGAAAATATAGATTATCCGAACTTTTTTGAAAAAGTATATGCTTTAACAGAAACAACTACAGAAAAAGAGAAAGTTTTTGAAGGAAAAGTATTTTCATGGTTAAGAGTAAAGTTTGAAAAAGATTCCCTTTTTGCAGCTGTAATTCATTTGATTGGAGATAATGAGGAGCGATTAGAACTAATATTAAAACAGTTCGAGACATTGTCTATCGATTTAAGAACGCAACTTACAAGCATAATCTTAAAAAACTTTTTTAGGTATTCTTATTATGGAAGGGACACAAGCGATGAAAAATATGAAAAGCAACCTTCTGATTTTCAGAGAAATTTTGCACTCCGAATCCTAAAAGATAGAGGAGAATCTATTGTTGCATCGGCAATTAATGTTTTGAATAGAGTAGCGTTAGAAGATTCTGAAATAGAGATTTTTATTGAATTGTTTAAACGTAAAAATTCAAATTTAAAGAAAGCCTTAATTGAGATATTGCTTAAACAAGAAGATAAAAAGATAGCCTATTTTGTAGATAAAATTTTAGAAAAAGGTGATTTAGAACAACGCATGTCTGTTTTAGATTTATTGCTTCAGTTGCAAAAAAATAATAAGCTTGATAAAAAAGTAAATGAATGGATAAGTGATTATTTGGCTCGACCAAAAATAACAGAAAAAGAAACAAAGTTCATTGAACAGTTGCAGCCAGAAAAAAAGAAAGATACTCTTAGTAAGGAAAATGGATTTGGATTTTATGATCCAAATGTAGTTTCTAGTTATGGATTACCAAAATTAGAACAAGATTCGTTGTATTTAAAAACAACAAAAGTAGAGCAATATGGTTTTTCTAAACCTATTTCACATATAAAAACTGAAATTGAGAAGCTTTATAAGTTATTCGAGGAAAATAAAGATTATGAATACGAGGTTGAATATTATGGAAATACTAAAGAAAATGTACTACTAGGAAACACTTTTAGTTCTATAAAAAGATTAGAAGATAACGCGAGTCAGGAAGAAAAGGAGACTAATTATCCCTTATATAATGTTTGGTCAGATTGGTTTACTAATTCAGGCCTTGTTGAAAGAGATTTGTTTTTACTGACGCTTGTTTATAGTCATGATAAAGAGGAATGGAAAGATTTTCTAGAGAAACAGGTGTTTTACTCTCAGGATTTTCTTCCGAATCCGATTAAAAATGGATCTTATTGGAACAATCCAATTCTGAAGATTTTGGAAGCATTGCAAGTAAAATATTCATTTATAGAAAAGCAAGATTTTCTGATTGATGCTTGTAGTAATTTGTTTTCTAATTTGCCAAAATCTATTTTAGAGTACAAGCATAAACCTAGTAAAAATGAATTCTTTTATAATGATGCAAACATAAATAGTGGTTGGCAAAATCAGGCGTATTTAAATATTTATCTGAATGCTATTGATTTGAATAGCCTAACTGATGAGCAAAATATAAAGGTTTGGAATTTGTACAGATGGAGACAATTTGGAGGATTTGAAAATAATATAGAATACAACAAGCCTCCTATTCATTTGTATTGTATTGCTTATGAACAAAATATAATTTCAGAAGAAGAAATGTATGAAGGAATTCTGGATAGTGATAGAATATCTGATATTACAGGAAAGAAAAAGTATCATAGATATTCTGAAAGTGAAGATTTAACAAAAAAGTTCCCATTTTTGATTTTAATGATTGATAAAATCAGGAAAACGTTTTTAGATATAGAATTAAAAAGAGGCGATTCGAATACATCAGTTACCCATTTGGTACAAAGTTTCCAAAAAATATACGGTACCAATAGGTTTGTAGAAATACTTAGTGGCTTAGGAAAATCGAGTTTGTACAAAGGGTACATCTACTCTTGGAACTATACTGAATTAAACAAACAAAAGCTATTTAGTTACTTACTAAAAAGATGTTTTCCGTTGTCGTCAGATCCACAAGAAGCATTTAATGAATTGGTTAAAAATGAAAAAATATCTGAAGAAAGTCTTGTTCAAGCAGCTATATATGCACCACAATGGCAAAAGTATGTTAGTAAATATTTAGATTGGAAAGGTTTAGATGAAGGGATTTGGTGGTTACATGCCCATACAAAAACATCGGCATACGGAGAAGAGAATTCTGAATTAGAAAGTGAAGTTGCAAAATTCTCGGCTATAGATCTTCAGGATTTTAAAGATGGTGCTGTAGATAAAAATTGGTTTGTAACTGCTTACAAAGAATTAGGAAAAGCAAGATGGGAGCTATTATATGAAGCTGCAAAATATATTACAGACGGGAATGGCCACAGACGTGCAAGATTATATGCAAATACGCTAACGGGAGATCTTAAAATAAGAGAAGTAACAGCAAAAGTAAAAGATAAAAGAGATCAAGATTACTTAAGAGTGTACGGATTAGTGCCATTGAGTAAAACAAGTCCAGAAAAAGATATCTTATCGCGTTACGAATATATTCAGCAATTTAAAAAAGAAAGTAGAGAGTTTGGTTCCATGAAGCAAGCCAGTGAGGCGCTTGCCATTAGAGTAGCTTTAGAGAATTTAGCTCGAAATGCAGGTTACTCAGATCCGATGCGATTGACTTGGGCAATGGAAACAAAGCAAATTCAGAATATTTTATCTAAAGACACTAATGTAACAATCGATGGAACAACAGTGAGCTTAGTGATCAATAAAGATGGAAAAGCAGATTTGGCTGTTTTAAGTTTAAAAACGAATAAAGAATTAAAAGCAATTCCGCCGAAACTTAAAAAAGAAAAAGCAATTCTTGAGTTAGTAGATTACAGAAAAACAATGCGAGAGCAATGGGTACGATCTAAGAAAGGACTTGAAGAAGGGATGATTCGTGGTGACGAATTTTTATTTGCAGAAATACAGAACCTTTTTGAACATCCAATAATTTCGAAACATCTAGAGAAATTAGTTTTTATATCAAATGATGATAAAATTGGTTTTTATATAGGAGGGAGTCTTGTAACTCCATTGGGAGAAGTAATTACATTGAATGAAAATCAAACGTTTAGAATTGCACATTGTTATGATTTGCATAAAAACAATGTTTGGACAGATTATCAGGTTTATTGTTTTGATAAAAAATTAAAGCAACCTTTTAAGCAGGTATTTAGAGAATTGTATGTACCAACAGCTGATGAGTTAAATGAGAAATCAATCTCTAGAAGATATGCTGGACATCAGGTACAGCCGAAGCAAACTTTGGCTTTACTGAAATCTCGTGGCTGGAAAGTAGATTATGAAGAAGGATTACAAAAAGTTTTCCATAAAGAAGGATATCAGGTTAAAATGTATGCAATGGCAGATTGGTTTTCTCCTGCCGATGTAGAAAGTCCGACTTTAGAAACGATTGAATTTCATTCTTTAAAAGACTATAAAAACATAGCATTTGAGGATGTTAATCCGCGTATTTTTTCAGAGATAATGCGTGATATTGATTTAGTGGTAAGTGTAGCTCATGTTGGAGGAGTTGATCCAGAAGCAAGTCATTCATCTATAGAAATGCGAGCTGTTTTACTTAGGGAAACGTTACGATTGTTTAAAATTAAGAATGTTGAAATTAAAGGAAATCATGCACTGATAAAAGGTGAAATGGCAGATTACAGTGTTCATTTAGGAAGTGCGGTAGTGCATCAGGTACCAGGAAAGTATTTATCAATCTTGCCAGTTCATTCGCAACACAGAGGGCGTTTGTTCCTTCCGTTTGCTGACGATGATCCTAAATCGGCTGAGGTGATGTCTAAAGTACTATTATTAGCTAAAGATAATGAGATGCAAGACCCTACGATTTTAAGTCAAATTGATAAAAAATTTGCTTAG
- a CDS encoding SWIM zinc finger family protein: MTDLEYNYKGVSTYSKTKGINNLVLAHQTEIEEVNNIPCFFWGSLTDPYVTAKCWSTIAKVVRSSFGPVPPSLRDPIVSAGAERLRFEGFSSCNGVYVRLDMKPESIDGEFIANGTTNVDFNDPMLNALNAIQKNEKVTLAVGQQEVQVITTKAKVTEKKVTLPMRWIKGLTSVQLYLADMDVKYELNKIQTIQLFQSLPKGSVKGDFFITKRAGKFMFSTLATNDSVRIGGVQRLRLLEGILAIVDKIYIYESTDKQTCAIVSEFGKMQLLMAFSPDSYRGFSGEGNVLETMTENLPVEWVYGLNSLLKSNETFDPTMLSIENDIDFGTMDNLTSNLSSMGLLGYDLSEKAHFYRRLPFKTERILSLNPRLKNAKKLIDNEDIEIVERRADYIEAKVKGSGVIHKVIIEGSNQRCTCDWFTAYQGKRGICKHILGVKMTIS, encoded by the coding sequence ATGACTGATTTAGAATATAATTACAAAGGAGTCTCTACTTATAGCAAAACCAAAGGAATCAACAATCTAGTATTGGCACATCAAACCGAAATTGAAGAGGTTAATAATATACCTTGCTTTTTTTGGGGAAGTTTGACCGATCCTTATGTTACTGCAAAATGCTGGAGTACAATTGCTAAAGTAGTTCGCTCAAGTTTTGGTCCTGTTCCTCCAAGCCTCCGTGATCCAATTGTATCGGCGGGAGCAGAAAGATTGCGCTTTGAAGGTTTTTCTTCCTGCAATGGAGTTTATGTAAGACTTGATATGAAACCTGAATCAATTGATGGAGAATTTATTGCCAACGGAACAACCAATGTCGATTTTAATGACCCAATGCTAAACGCATTAAATGCCATTCAGAAAAATGAAAAAGTAACTCTAGCAGTCGGACAACAAGAAGTACAAGTTATAACAACCAAAGCAAAAGTAACCGAAAAGAAAGTAACCTTACCCATGCGATGGATTAAAGGCTTAACTAGTGTACAGTTATACCTTGCCGATATGGATGTTAAATATGAATTGAATAAAATTCAGACTATTCAATTATTTCAAAGTTTGCCAAAAGGAAGTGTGAAAGGAGACTTTTTTATAACCAAAAGAGCAGGCAAATTTATGTTCTCGACTCTTGCCACAAATGATAGTGTACGAATTGGTGGCGTACAACGATTGCGTTTATTAGAAGGCATTCTCGCTATAGTAGATAAAATTTATATCTACGAATCTACAGACAAACAAACCTGTGCTATTGTTTCTGAATTTGGAAAAATGCAATTATTGATGGCGTTTTCTCCTGATTCCTATCGCGGTTTTTCGGGGGAAGGAAATGTATTAGAAACCATGACCGAAAACTTACCCGTAGAATGGGTTTATGGTTTAAACAGTTTATTAAAATCAAATGAAACATTTGATCCAACCATGCTTTCTATCGAAAATGACATTGATTTTGGCACTATGGACAATCTTACTTCCAATTTATCATCTATGGGATTATTGGGCTATGATTTAAGCGAAAAAGCCCATTTTTATAGACGTCTCCCTTTTAAAACTGAACGCATCTTATCCTTAAACCCAAGGCTTAAAAATGCCAAAAAGTTAATCGATAATGAAGACATTGAAATCGTAGAACGCAGAGCCGATTATATCGAAGCCAAAGTAAAAGGTTCAGGTGTTATACACAAAGTAATTATTGAAGGATCAAACCAAAGATGTACCTGCGATTGGTTTACCGCTTATCAAGGTAAAAGAGGAATTTGTAAACATATATTGGGAGTTAAAATGACTATTTCATAA
- a CDS encoding 3'-5' exonuclease: MKTTDKIIIIDLEATCWQGDVPKGQQNEIIEIGLAVLDSQTGVITKNQGILVKPQRSTVSPFCTELTTITQDLLDKNGVSFEEAIEQLTDEYQPDLYTWVSYGQYDLNMLKKQCRSFGVPYPMGDEHINVKVWFAEKFGLQKPTGMNGALHLLNIPLEGTHHRGVDDAKNIAKILDWCLHN, encoded by the coding sequence ATGAAAACTACAGATAAAATTATTATCATAGATTTAGAAGCCACTTGTTGGCAAGGCGATGTCCCGAAAGGACAGCAAAATGAAATTATTGAAATTGGATTAGCAGTCTTGGATTCCCAAACGGGAGTTATTACTAAAAATCAAGGTATTTTAGTTAAACCACAGCGATCAACGGTGAGTCCGTTTTGTACTGAACTAACGACAATTACTCAGGATTTACTGGATAAAAACGGAGTAAGTTTTGAAGAAGCGATAGAACAATTAACGGATGAATATCAACCTGATTTATATACGTGGGTAAGTTACGGTCAATACGATTTGAATATGCTTAAAAAACAATGCAGGTCGTTCGGTGTTCCTTATCCGATGGGAGACGAACATATAAATGTAAAAGTATGGTTTGCAGAGAAATTTGGACTGCAAAAGCCAACTGGAATGAATGGTGCTTTGCATTTATTGAATATTCCTTTAGAAGGTACCCATCACCGTGGAGTTGATGATGCGAAGAATATTGCCAAAATTTTAGATTGGTGTCTGCATAATTAG